The DNA window ccattttcctcttccttagaGTTCTTATCAGACTGAGATCGGACAGACCCTGGACCTCATCACGGCCCCCCAGGGCAATGTAGATCTTGGCAGATTCACTGAAAAGAGGTGAGGGACAATGGGAACCATATCTGGACAGTgagggagggctggggcaggggcattATCCTTCTGAGGAGTTTATCTTCTCCCTGTACTCAGGTACAAATCCATTGTCAAGTACAAGACGGCTTTCTACTCCTTTTACCTTCCTGTAGCTGCTGCTATGTATATGGTGAGTGAGCCTCCGCACCCTCGCTGCCCTGCTCATGTGGGCTTTTGGATAGGAGGCCACAGGGCAGACAACTTTGGACAATCTGGTGCCCCCACTGaatggctgtgtgatcttgagcaagttacttaatctctctgagtctgtttcctcagctgtaagatGAGGATAAAAATCCCCACCCATGGGACTACTGTAAAAATTAACTGAGTGGCTAATATGAATGTGGATGGCCCATCAAGGGGGAACAATAAATCCTCTATCTGAGTACGGATAGGAGTGGGGAGGATATAATTCAGGCTGAGAGGGAGGAGACTGGATTCGGAGGCGGTCAGTGGGATTAACTGTCTATGCTGACCTTCTCCAAGTTTCCTTTTCATCCTGAAAGAATTTGGAAATGGCAAAAAGATTAGGAAGAAGGATCAGAGTGACTCAGGGACTGAGCCTTGTGAGAGAAGAGATAGTCTGAGGGCCTCCAGAATGGACTCACCTCTGCTATGACTCGCAGGAAGACCTAGCTAAAATAAGTGGGATAGGGGCTGGACCATCAGTAAGGACTTCCTAGATCAGGGAAGCCAGGGATGtctgaaaggagaggagagaagatttGGGGGCTGCACTGGGGCAAGACCTCGTGGAATGAAGCGGCCAGGAAGATGAAGGCACCTCTGGTGTATGGCTTGTTAATCCCCTTTTCACTGTAGGCGGGCATTGACGGGGAGAAGGAGCATGCCAATGCCAAGAAGATCCTGCTGGAGATGGGAGAGTTCTTTCAGATTCAGGTAGGAAGGCATGAGGCACTGGCAGAGAAAAGGCTCCaactttcctccttccctgccttggTGCCTCTTCATTCCTCCTTTTCTGCACCCGCCCCCACCCAGGATGATTATCTTGATCTCTTTGGGGATCCCAGTGTGACAGGCAAGATTGGCACTGACATCCAGGACAACAAGTGCAGCTGGCTGGTGGTTCAGTGTCTGCAACGGGCCTCTCCGGAACAGCGCCAGATCCTGCAGGTGCCTGAGAGAGGGCTGTGGATCCCTGAGCTGCTGAAAAAGGggatagagcagtggttcttcaGTGGGGGTGATTTTGCACCCCCCCCCCAGAGGACGTTTGGCAGTGTCGGGAgacatttttttgttgtcataacttggtgtgtgtgcatgtaccaCAGGTATCTCTAGTgcgtagaggccagagatgctgccaGACATCTTACAACGCATACAGTAGCTTTCCACACAAAGTATTATCCAGTCCAAAATTTCAAATGTGCCAagggttgagaaaccctgggctagaggaaactgaggcctgagccACTGTCTGAGCatttgggatggggagggggaggttcaAGATCTTAGATACTAAGAGACACTTGAAACTGGAGGCAGGAATGGAGTGAATGGCATTGGAGATGTTCTGGAATAGCTGGATGGGGGGAGGAGAGTGGACCTGGAGGTGCTGGGGGGAGATTAATAAGCCCATTTTCCTGCCTCCAATCCTTCAGGAGAACTATGGGCAGAAGGAGGCCGAGAAGGTGGCCCGGGTAAAGGCGCTATACGAGGAGATGAATCTtcgggctgtgttcacgcagTACGAGGAGCACAGTTACAGCCGCATTATGGGTCTCATTGAGCAGTATGCTgcgcccctgcccccagccatcTTCCTGGGGCTAGCAAACAAGATCTACAAGCGGAAAAAGTGACTTAGAGACTGTGAAGGTGGAGAGGGGAGGCTCTCAATAAATTGTTGTCTAACCTGTGGTTCTTCTGTTCCTGCTTGTGCCAGCCAGGGGCGCAGCTCTGTCCAGAATGGTCAGGGTCGGGGGCAGCTGCATGGAAGCGAGGACCTCGGGCCTTGGCTTCAGGATCCTCTTGGGAGTGAAAGCTTAGGACGCATCAAAAGCCATTGAGCCGGGCCTGGGTGGGTGACACAGGCAAGACGTCAAGCGCTGGGGGCTGGGTCTGAGCCACGCCACGCCCATGCGTGAAGGGGCGCGGCTGCGCAGCGCTGGCCGCCGGTTgtcccagcccccctcccctccagtctGTGCGGGCCGGGCGGGGACCCGAGCTGCGAAGGAGCAGACGCTGGAGCGGTTGCAGGAGGACCCTGGTGAGGATGGCTCGTCCTGTGGGTGTGGATGGACGGATTGGGCACGCGGGGTGGGGCAAGAGAGGTTAGCGGtaaaaaatgaatagagaaaGGGTGGGGTGGTAGCTGGATGATAGAGACAAGTGCGGAGAGAATGGATAGACGCGCTGGTTTTCGGAGCAGGGTGAACGTGCACCGTGGCTGGAGGCCGGAGCTCGGGGTCTGTGCCGGCTGGCCTGCCAGGCGGAGTTGACATGACGACGGCTGCTCCGTCCTTTCCCCCACGCCCGCCCCTTTCCTGCATCAACCAGCCAGACGAGCCTCCCCACCACCCAAATTCAGAGCATCTGGGCGGGGCGTCCCTTGACCCGTTCCCTTGGGAGTGAGGGgcaggctggggagcagggccagATTGCAGCAGAGAGGACCCGGAGTCCATTCTGGGCCCCATTCTTTTACAAGCCCCCGCACCTCCAAGGAGATCGAGAGCGCAGCCGCATGCTCTGACCCTCCCCGCCCCATTCCCGGGGGGGTTACATTCGACTCCACCTGCAAACACTGCAGCGGAAACTAATGGCCAGTCGATGTCTATTTGCATCTCATTTAAATATTGTCCAAGGCGCCTTTCCAGGCCTGCCCCAGCCGTCAGTCACCTCCGTGTCCTTCCCGCGGCCCGCTCCCTCACTGGCTGGGTTTCACCATCCCTGTCTTCTAGGGCTGCAGCTGCAGTTGCCAGGTAGGTGGATGTGAGAGGCCTGCTCCTCCTCATTCTCGAGGCCACCCCGTCGCCGCTGGCACCATGCTGTCCCCTCAGAGGGCTTTACTCTGCAACCTCAACCACATCCACCTCCAGCATGTCTCTCTGGGCCTGCACTTGTCCCGCCGTCCGGAGCTTCGGGAGGGGCCCTTGAgcacatcccctcccccaggggacactggggGCAAGGAGAGCCAGGGCCCCTGCAGCGGGACCTTGGTGGACGCCAATTCCAACAGCCCAGCCGTTCCCTGCCGATGTTGCCAGGAGCATGGGCCAGGCCTAGAAAACCGGCAGGACCCAGCACAGGACGAAGAGGGGGTTGCCTCTCCCTCGGACCCAGCTTGCTCCTCCTCTCTCAGCTCCTGCTCAGATCTTAGCCCTGATGAGTCCCCCATCTCGGTCTActccagggacctccctggcaatGAGGATGTCCACCCTCAGCCCAGCATCATTCCTCTGGAGCAAGGCTCCCCACTGCCTTCTGCAGGTCCAGGCGCCTGCTCCCCAGACAGCTTTTGTTGCTCTCCTGATTCCTGCTCTGAAGCTTCCTCTCCACCTGGCCCTGGCCTGGACTCCAACTGCAATGCCCTGACCACCTGCCGGGACCTGCCTTCCCCAGGACTAGAGGAAGAGGATGAGGCTGAGGAGCAGGACCTCCCTACCTCTGACCTCCTAGAGGCTGATGATGGGAAAATCGATGCTGGGAAAACCGAACCCAGTTGGAAAATCAACCCCATTTGGAAAATTgacaaagaggaaactgaagctggcTGGAAAATCACTGAGAACAATCACTCTGATTGGAAAGTAAATGGGAATTCTAATTCTAGCTGGAAAACTGAACCTGGAAAATTCGACTCCGGTTGGAAGACCAATACAGGAATAACTGATACTGGCTCCAAAACAGATGCAGGGAAAACTGATGGGGGATGGAGAAGTGACGTCATCAAGGAGCCGGTGCCCCATCGGACAATCACATCCTTCCACGAGCTGGCCCAGAAGCGCAAGCGGGGCCCAGGGCTGCCCCTCGTGCCGCAGGCCAAGAAAGACCGCAGTGACTGGCTCATCCTCTTCTCGCCAGACACCGAGCTGCCCCCCACGGGGTCGCTCGGTGGCTCCCCGGCGCCTCCCCGGGAAGTCACCACCTTCAAGGAACTCAGGTCCCGAAGCCGGGCTCCGCCCCCGCCAGTCCCGCCCCGAGACCCCCCAGCTGGCTGGGCCTTGGTCCCGCCCCGGCCCACACCTCCACCCGTCCCTCCCCGGAGGAAGAAGAACCGACCTGGGCTGCAGCCCATAGTAGAGGGGCAGCCCGAAGAGGGCAGGGCGGGGAGCCCAGCTGCTGGTGAGGAGGCCCCAGCCGCAAAGGAGCCGGAGGAGCCAGGCCCGCAGGCCGGCGTTGAGGGTAAGAGGCCACAGGAGGTAGCGAGAGGAGGGCTGGGCTTTGGCCTCGCCCACACCTCCAAAGCTTCCAACCCGACCCCCTGTCTCCCCTCCATTCTGTGTCACCCATCCTTCCCGTCCCCTTCTACCAGGGAGCGCTCAGGGAAAGGGAAACTGGGTGGGTCCTTGGGTTACGGGACTAACTCTTTGCTCCCTCTTTCTCCCGCCCCTCCTTGCCTGGCTGCCCATCCCGCTGGCCTCCTTCCCCTCCGCACCTGCCCCGCCAATCCCGCCTGCAGCCGGTCCCCTCCTGCTCCCTCGGCCTCTGGTTTTCCGGTTCTCGGCTGACGGGCGCCCCCTGTTGGAGGGTGGGGGCGCGGCCGCAGCTGGGTCTCTGCTCCTGGCGCCTCTGGCCGGCTGGCCCGGCGCTGGGCTGCGGCTACTGGGGGCGCCGAGTCCCCCAGAGGAGCAGCTGCTGCCTGTCCGCCTGTCCCCGGTGGGGGCCTATTCGCCTCCGGCTAGGGGGGACCTGCCTTGCCTGGCCAGCCCTGAGCTGGCACTGCTGCTGTCCCCGCTCTTTCCCAGAAGTAGCACCTTCCCCGCCGCGGCTTCCCCACTCCGCCAGGTACCCGCCCCCCCGCTGCCACGGCCACCTCGTCCGCCGAAGGCCCCTCGCTGGACCAGGAGCCCACCGCCTCCTCCCAGGCTACGTAAGACGGACCCGGGCCAGCCCCGCGGGCCACGCCTCAGGCGGGGCTGCCCCGCCCACTCCAAAGCCCCACCCATCCTCGCCCAGACcgatttttcagtttttttccggGGTTACCCGTCTGGGTCCTGCCCTTCAACCTGGGCGGATTCTAAGTTCATTGGTACTGCGGAGTCTGGCCCTGCTGGCTCCCTGTGCTGGGCGAAGGTTGCTGCTTTCCCGGCTGCGTGGCCCGGCCACTCTCCCTCGAGGCCCGGGCATAGTGGATACGGGCTTAGCAGGCTTCCATGCGTTTAAGGGGGTCCCAGCAAGTCCATTGGTAAGGACCTTGGGTCACACCCTCTGTGGAATTCCCTGGCCAGTGCAGTTCGAGCCTGATCCCCACCTTGTTCGGGAAGGGTAGAGGGTGAAGTTCGCTGAGCTCATTGGCCGAAGGGGTTCTGGTCACTCCTTCTCCATGGGGCCAGCCCCACGTGGGCTGCAGCGGGCGCCCTCCTCCGAGATGCTGGCGCAGGACCCCGGTTTCCCCTTTCCGGCGCCTTCCAGCCTCCCAATCCTTGGGTCTCCTCTCCCCctgtctctcctccctttcccgTCTGTCTGTCTTTCCATTGGTCCAGGCTCCCCACGTGCTCCTTGGGTCCCTGCGGACCTGACGAGGGCCCCGGGCGGCGGGCACAAggctgcccctcccttccctcgGCCTGTCATCTCCCGCCTTACAGGCCCCAGCCTGGCAGGCGGGAGGTGAGCGCGGCTGCCCCACGTCGGGACTTCCGGGATCGAGGAGGTGGGAGCT is part of the Balaenoptera musculus isolate JJ_BM4_2016_0621 chromosome 1, mBalMus1.pri.v3, whole genome shotgun sequence genome and encodes:
- the FDPS gene encoding farnesyl pyrophosphate synthase isoform X2, translating into MNGDQKLDVYAQERQDFIQHFSQIVRVLTEEDIGHPETGDAIARLKEVLEYNAIGGKYHRGLTVLVAFRELVEPRKQDADSLQRALTVGWCVELLQAFFVVSDDIMDSSLTRRGQICWYQKPGIGLDAINDAFLLEACVYRLLKFYCREQPYYMNLIELFLQSSYQTEIGQTLDLITAPQGNVDLGRFTEKRYKSIVKYKTAFYSFYLPVAAAMYMAGIDGEKEHANAKKILLEMGEFFQIQDDYLDLFGDPSVTGKIGTDIQDNKCSWLVVQCLQRASPEQRQILQENYGQKEAEKVARVKALYEEMNLRAVFTQYEEHSYSRIMGLIEQYAAPLPPAIFLGLANKIYKRKK
- the RUSC1 gene encoding RUN and SH3 domain-containing protein 1 isoform X4 — encoded protein: MLSPQRALLCNLNHIHLQHVSLGLHLSRRPELREGPLSTSPPPGDTGGKESQGPCSGTLVDANSNSPAVPCRCCQEHGPGLENRQDPAQDEEGVASPSDPACSSSLSSCSDLSPDESPISVYSRDLPGNEDVHPQPSIIPLEQGSPLPSAGPGACSPDSFCCSPDSCSEASSPPGPGLDSNCNALTTCRDLPSPGLEEEDEAEEQDLPTSDLLEADDGKIDAGKTEPSWKINPIWKIDKEETEAGWKITENNHSDWKVNGNSNSSWKTEPGKFDSGWKTNTGITDTGSKTDAGKTDGGWRSDVIKEPVPHRTITSFHELAQKRKRGPGLPLVPQAKKDRSDWLILFSPDTELPPTGSLGGSPAPPREVTTFKELRSRSRAPPPPVPPRDPPAGWALVPPRPTPPPVPPRRKKNRPGLQPIVEGQPEEGRAGSPAAGEEAPAAKEPEEPGPQAGVEVRSSWSFTGVPRDQRLWMAEAQSGTGQLQEQKKGLLIAVSASVDKIISHFGAARNLVQKVKAQLGDSRLSPDVGHLVLTTLCPALHALVADGLKPFRKDLITGQRRSSPWSVVEASVKPGSSARSLGTLYGQVSRLALLRSSRSRFHAFILGLLNTKQLELWFSSLQEDAGLLSLLYLPTGFFSLARGGCPSLSTELLLLLQPLSVLTFHLDLLFEHHHHLPLGLPQAPDPPGSPPALQQTVQAMLHWGGRLAQSLRGASGETPPGPSAPSSPPTPGSWWEQLTQASRVYASGGTEGFPLPRWGSRHHRTATEVTQERSLPAEEAAPGRGVWLGRLFGVPGGLTETESGAPKSRRPSSWLPPTVSVLALVKRGAPPETPSSPKELEVSAPSTAQTHRAVRALCDHNAAGPDQLSFRHGEVLRVIATVDEDWLRCGKDGVEGLVPVGYTSLVL
- the RUSC1 gene encoding RUN and SH3 domain-containing protein 1 isoform X5; its protein translation is MLSPQRALLCNLNHIHLQHVSLGLHLSRRPELREGPLSTSPPPGDTGGKESQGPCSGTLVDANSNSPAVPCRCCQEHGPGLENRQDPAQDEEGVASPSDPACSSSLSSCSDLSPDESPISVYSRDLPGNEDVHPQPSIIPLEQGSPLPSAGPGACSPDSFCCSPDSCSEASSPPGPGLDSNCNALTTCRDLPSPGLEEEDEAEEQDLPTSDLLEADDGKIDAGKTEPSWKINPIWKIDKEETEAGWKITENNHSDWKVNGNSNSSWKTEPGKFDSGWKTNTGITDTGSKTDAGKTDGGWRSDVIKEPVPHRTITSFHELAQKRKRGPGLPLVPQAKKDRSDWLILFSPDTELPPTGSLGGSPAPPREVTTFKELRSRSRAPPPPVPPRDPPAGWALVPPRPTPPPVPPRRKKNRPGLQPIVEGQPEEGRAGSPAAGEEAPAAKEPEEPGPQAGVEVRSSWSFTGVPRDQRLWMAEAQSGTGQLQEQKKGLLIAVSASVDKIISHFGAARNLVQKAQLGDSRLSPDVGHLVLTTLCPALHALVADGLKPFRKDLITGQRRSSPWSVVEASVKPGSSARSLGTLYGQVSRLALLRSSRSRFHAFILGLLNTKQLELWFSSLQEDAGLLSLLYLPTGFFSLARGGCPSLSTELLLLLQPLSVLTFHLDLLFEHHHHLPLGLPQAPDPPGSPPALQQTVQAMLHWGGRLAQSLRGASGETPPGPSAPSSPPTPGSWWEQLTQASRVYASGGTEGFPLPRWGSRHHRTATEVTQERSLPAEEAAPGRGVWLGRLFGVPGGLTETESGAPKSRRPSSWLPPTVSVLALVKRGAPPETPSSPKELEVSAPSTAQTHRAVRALCDHNAAGPDQLSFRHGEVLRVIATVDEDWLRCGKDGVEGLVPVGYTSLVL
- the RUSC1 gene encoding RUN and SH3 domain-containing protein 1 isoform X2, giving the protein MLSPQRALLCNLNHIHLQHVSLGLHLSRRPELREGPLSTSPPPGDTGGKESQGPCSGTLVDANSNSPAVPCRCCQEHGPGLENRQDPAQDEEGVASPSDPACSSSLSSCSDLSPDESPISVYSRDLPGNEDVHPQPSIIPLEQGSPLPSAGPGACSPDSFCCSPDSCSEASSPPGPGLDSNCNALTTCRDLPSPGLEEEDEAEEQDLPTSDLLEADDGKIDAGKTEPSWKINPIWKIDKEETEAGWKITENNHSDWKVNGNSNSSWKTEPGKFDSGWKTNTGITDTGSKTDAGKTDGGWRSDVIKEPVPHRTITSFHELAQKRKRGPGLPLVPQAKKDRSDWLILFSPDTELPPTGSLGGSPAPPREVTTFKELRSRSRAPPPPVPPRDPPAGWALVPPRPTPPPVPPRRKKNRPGLQPIVEGQPEEGRAGSPAAGEEAPAAKEPEEPGPQAGVEAGPLLLPRPLVFRFSADGRPLLEGGGAAAAGSLLLAPLAGWPGAGLRLLGAPSPPEEQLLPVRLSPVGAYSPPARGDLPCLASPELALLLSPLFPRSSTFPAAASPLRQVPAPPLPRPPRPPKAPRWTRSPPPPPRLLRSSWSFTGVPRDQRLWMAEAQSGTGQLQEQKKGLLIAVSASVDKIISHFGAARNLVQKAQLGDSRLSPDVGHLVLTTLCPALHALVADGLKPFRKDLITGQRRSSPWSVVEASVKPGSSARSLGTLYGQVSRLALLRSSRSRFHAFILGLLNTKQLELWFSSLQEDAGLLSLLYLPTGFFSLARGGCPSLSTELLLLLQPLSVLTFHLDLLFEHHHHLPLGLPQAPDPPGSPPALQQTVQAMLHWGGRLAQSLRGASGETPPGPSAPSSPPTPGSWWEQLTQASRVYASGGTEGFPLPRWGSRHHRTATEVTQERSLPAEEAAPGRGVWLGRLFGVPGGLTETESGAPKSRRPSSWLPPTVSVLALVKRGAPPETPSSPKELEVSAPSTAQTHRAVRALCDHNAAGPDQLSFRHGEVLRVIATVDEDWLRCGKDGVEGLVPVGYTSLVL
- the RUSC1 gene encoding RUN and SH3 domain-containing protein 1 isoform X1 is translated as MLSPQRALLCNLNHIHLQHVSLGLHLSRRPELREGPLSTSPPPGDTGGKESQGPCSGTLVDANSNSPAVPCRCCQEHGPGLENRQDPAQDEEGVASPSDPACSSSLSSCSDLSPDESPISVYSRDLPGNEDVHPQPSIIPLEQGSPLPSAGPGACSPDSFCCSPDSCSEASSPPGPGLDSNCNALTTCRDLPSPGLEEEDEAEEQDLPTSDLLEADDGKIDAGKTEPSWKINPIWKIDKEETEAGWKITENNHSDWKVNGNSNSSWKTEPGKFDSGWKTNTGITDTGSKTDAGKTDGGWRSDVIKEPVPHRTITSFHELAQKRKRGPGLPLVPQAKKDRSDWLILFSPDTELPPTGSLGGSPAPPREVTTFKELRSRSRAPPPPVPPRDPPAGWALVPPRPTPPPVPPRRKKNRPGLQPIVEGQPEEGRAGSPAAGEEAPAAKEPEEPGPQAGVEAGPLLLPRPLVFRFSADGRPLLEGGGAAAAGSLLLAPLAGWPGAGLRLLGAPSPPEEQLLPVRLSPVGAYSPPARGDLPCLASPELALLLSPLFPRSSTFPAAASPLRQVPAPPLPRPPRPPKAPRWTRSPPPPPRLLRSSWSFTGVPRDQRLWMAEAQSGTGQLQEQKKGLLIAVSASVDKIISHFGAARNLVQKVKAQLGDSRLSPDVGHLVLTTLCPALHALVADGLKPFRKDLITGQRRSSPWSVVEASVKPGSSARSLGTLYGQVSRLALLRSSRSRFHAFILGLLNTKQLELWFSSLQEDAGLLSLLYLPTGFFSLARGGCPSLSTELLLLLQPLSVLTFHLDLLFEHHHHLPLGLPQAPDPPGSPPALQQTVQAMLHWGGRLAQSLRGASGETPPGPSAPSSPPTPGSWWEQLTQASRVYASGGTEGFPLPRWGSRHHRTATEVTQERSLPAEEAAPGRGVWLGRLFGVPGGLTETESGAPKSRRPSSWLPPTVSVLALVKRGAPPETPSSPKELEVSAPSTAQTHRAVRALCDHNAAGPDQLSFRHGEVLRVIATVDEDWLRCGKDGVEGLVPVGYTSLVL
- the RUSC1 gene encoding RUN and SH3 domain-containing protein 1 isoform X3 produces the protein MLSPQRALLCNLNHIHLQHVSLGLHLSRRPELREGPLSTSPPPGDTGGKESQGPCSGTLVDANSNSPAVPCRCCQEHGPGLENRQDPAQDEEGVASPSDPACSSSLSSCSDLSPDESPISVYSRDLPGNEDVHPQPSIIPLEQGSPLPSAGPGACSPDSFCCSPDSCSEASSPPGPGLDSNCNALTTCRDLPSPGLEEEDEAEEQDLPTSDLLEADDGKIDAGKTEPSWKINPIWKIDKEETEAGWKITENNHSDWKVNGNSNSSWKTEPGKFDSGWKTNTGITDTGSKTDAGKTDGGWRSDVIKEPVPHRTITSFHELAQKRKRGPGLPLVPQAKKDRSDWLILFSPDTELPPTGSLGGSPAPPREVTTFKELRSRSRAPPPPVPPRDPPAGWALVPPRPTPPPVPPRRKKNRPGLQPIVEGQPEEGRAGSPAAGEEAPAAKEPEEPGPQAGVEAGPLLLPRPLVFRFSADGRPLLEGGGAAAAGSLLLAPLAGWPGAGLRLLGAPSPPEEQLLPVRLSPVGAYSPPARGDLPCLASPELALLLSPLFPRSSTFPAAASPLRQVPAPPLPRPPRPPKAPRWTRSPPPPPRLLRSSWSFTGVPRDQRLWMAEAQSGTGQLQEQKKGLLIAVSASVDKIISHFGAARNLVQKVKAQLGDSRLSPDVGHLVLTTLCPALHALVADGLKPFRKDLITGQRRSSPWSVVEASVKPGSSARSLGTLYGQVSRLALLRSSRSRFHAFILGLLNTKQLELWFSSLQEDAGLLSLLYLPTGFFSLARGGCPSLSTELLLLLQPLSVLTFHLDLLFEHHHHLPLGLPQAPDPPGSPPALQQTVQAMLHWGGRLAQSLRGASGETPPGPSAPSSPPTPGSWWEQLTQASRVYASGGTEGFPLPRWGSRHHRTATEVTQERSLPAEEAAPGRGVWLGRLFGVPGGLTETESGAPKSRRPSSWLPPTVSVLALVKRGAPPETPSSPKELEVSAPSTAQTHRAQLMFTELNQQGHTIQWEGEAGDSWAPLPHFIPASPSGSSQGSSSSL